A region from the Thermoplasmatales archaeon genome encodes:
- the aspC_1 gene encoding Aspartate aminotransferase: protein MNFKFSQLVGYMKPSEIRELLKFASSPNLISLGGGMPNPETFPIDEIQEIIAYVLKNSGKYALQYGNTGGLNELRTEIKKLIKGTENIDSEEKGIIVTSGSQQALYAIGKIFVSPGETAITEAPTYVGAISAFNANGVDMQGIPMDENGMRIDLLEKKLVELKGKEIKPKFIYTIPNFQNPAGYTMSLERRKRLLEISNENEIPIIEDNPYGELRYHGQRIPTIRSLDKEGNVIYLGTLSKVMTPGLRIGYTVGPVSVIDKINVLKQALDLATNTLSQYIAYEYLSRGVIYKQIPKTIELYSRKLTLMLKALDEYFPEGSSWSKPNGGMFIWATLDESIDTTAMVGRAIKNNVAYVSGSAFYPKGEKKNNMRLNFTYPEDEQIPVAIERLSKVIKEEETIAETK, encoded by the coding sequence ATGAATTTCAAGTTTTCGCAGCTTGTTGGATATATGAAACCATCTGAAATAAGGGAGCTTTTGAAATTTGCATCATCCCCGAACCTTATTTCACTTGGAGGCGGAATGCCAAATCCGGAAACATTCCCGATTGATGAGATTCAGGAAATCATTGCATATGTGCTAAAAAATTCTGGAAAATATGCCCTGCAGTATGGAAATACCGGAGGACTGAACGAACTAAGGACGGAGATAAAGAAGCTCATTAAGGGCACTGAAAACATAGATTCTGAAGAGAAGGGCATAATTGTTACCTCCGGCTCACAGCAGGCCCTTTATGCAATCGGAAAGATTTTTGTCTCCCCGGGAGAAACGGCAATAACAGAAGCACCGACATATGTTGGTGCAATATCTGCCTTTAACGCCAACGGCGTTGATATGCAGGGCATTCCGATGGATGAGAACGGGATGCGTATTGACCTCCTGGAAAAGAAGCTTGTTGAACTCAAGGGAAAGGAAATAAAGCCGAAATTCATTTACACAATACCGAATTTCCAGAATCCGGCCGGATATACCATGTCCCTGGAACGGAGGAAGAGGCTCCTGGAGATTTCAAACGAGAATGAGATTCCCATAATAGAAGACAACCCGTATGGAGAACTCAGGTACCACGGGCAGAGAATCCCAACGATAAGAAGTCTCGACAAGGAAGGAAACGTCATCTATCTGGGAACATTGTCAAAGGTCATGACACCGGGCTTGAGGATTGGATACACCGTCGGCCCGGTCAGCGTGATAGATAAGATAAACGTCCTGAAGCAGGCACTCGATCTTGCAACAAACACCCTTTCTCAGTACATTGCCTATGAATACCTTAGCCGCGGGGTAATATACAAGCAGATTCCCAAGACCATAGAACTTTACAGCAGGAAGCTGACTCTCATGCTCAAGGCCCTTGATGAATATTTCCCGGAAGGATCGTCCTGGTCCAAGCCAAATGGCGGAATGTTTATCTGGGCAACGTTAGATGAAAGCATAGATACAACAGCCATGGTCGGCAGGGCAATAAAGAACAACGTTGCCTATGTGAGCGGTTCGGCATTTTATCCGAAGGGAGAGAAGAAGAACAACATGAGGCTCAATTTCACATACCCGGAAGATGAACAGATACCTGTGGCAATTGAGAGGCTCTCCAAGGTTATTAAAGAAGAAGAGACAATCGCAGAAACCAAGTGA
- the coaD gene encoding Phosphopantetheine adenylyltransferase → MTTLVGGTFSRMHNGHRALLKAAIDTGKHVIIGLTTDNYTKGNKDYPLIPYSRREKAVRRFMDRYSDNYEIVPLDSRRGNSDTVQEYDCIVVSPETERSAMEINSRRVAKGLDPMRVIVIPYVLAEDLFPVSSSRILSGEITPGGRRIKPVRISVSTGNDLKMDAVKRYLSRFMKNTSFRKFTEYELPTEQPFGDDTAKLATQRAMKGLDDFDYSIGIESGIIFNPMNNAYFDFHYCSVIDRYGRITVGVSSGFQVPENLIALTKRGKTESEAFLSIYGEKDIGQTSGIIGAISGNRVTRDGLIEESVRNAFVPRFSPNYFPELFSPL, encoded by the coding sequence ATGACAACACTTGTGGGAGGAACGTTCAGCAGGATGCACAATGGGCACAGGGCCCTCCTTAAGGCAGCTATTGATACCGGCAAGCACGTTATCATTGGCCTCACCACTGACAATTATACAAAGGGGAACAAGGACTATCCCCTGATACCATACAGCAGAAGAGAGAAGGCGGTACGGAGATTCATGGACCGGTACTCAGATAACTATGAGATAGTCCCGCTTGATTCCCGAAGAGGCAATTCCGACACTGTGCAAGAGTACGACTGTATAGTAGTGTCTCCGGAAACCGAGCGATCTGCAATGGAGATCAATAGCCGCAGGGTCGCAAAAGGACTTGACCCAATGAGGGTAATAGTGATACCTTATGTCCTTGCAGAGGATCTGTTTCCCGTCAGTTCATCCAGGATTCTCTCCGGAGAGATTACACCCGGCGGCCGGAGGATCAAACCGGTAAGAATATCAGTTTCAACAGGTAACGATCTCAAGATGGATGCAGTAAAGAGGTATCTATCCAGGTTCATGAAAAATACCAGCTTCAGGAAATTTACGGAATATGAGCTTCCAACAGAGCAACCATTCGGAGACGACACGGCAAAACTCGCAACACAGCGGGCCATGAAAGGCCTTGATGATTTTGATTACTCCATCGGAATAGAGTCGGGGATCATTTTTAACCCGATGAACAACGCCTATTTCGACTTCCATTACTGTTCAGTAATAGACAGGTATGGAAGGATCACAGTCGGGGTGAGCAGTGGGTTCCAGGTACCGGAAAATCTTATCGCCCTGACCAAGAGGGGGAAAACGGAATCTGAGGCGTTTTTGAGCATATATGGTGAAAAGGACATCGGCCAGACATCGGGGATAATCGGCGCTATATCCGGAAACAGGGTCACAAGGGACGGACTGATAGAGGAAAGCGTAAGGAACGCATTTGTGCCGAGATTTTCGCCGAACTACTTTCCTGAATTATTTTCTCCGCTGTGA
- a CDS encoding FeS assembly SUF system protein produces MVTKEEILEELKVVSDPEIGMDIVNLGLVYDVQITGDRVYIKMTMTAPTCPVTPWILSEAQRVVENIKGVEAADVELVWEPQWNPSMMTDEAREALNM; encoded by the coding sequence ATGGTAACAAAAGAAGAAATACTGGAGGAACTCAAGGTCGTTTCCGATCCTGAAATTGGCATGGATATTGTTAATCTTGGCCTTGTTTATGACGTCCAGATCACCGGTGACCGCGTTTATATTAAGATGACAATGACGGCCCCTACCTGCCCGGTAACGCCGTGGATCCTGTCGGAGGCACAGAGGGTGGTGGAAAATATCAAGGGTGTTGAGGCCGCTGACGTGGAACTTGTCTGGGAACCGCAGTGGAACCCGAGTATGATGACAGATGAGGCCCGAGAGGCACTGAACATGTGA
- the tbp2 gene encoding TATA-box factor 2, with amino-acid sequence MSEREKITIENIVASTSLAEHLDLSRIALALDGSEYEPEQFPGLIYRLQEPKTAVLIFRSGKVNCTGAKNLANVQLTIHTIIQRLKKAGVEVYDSPEIVVQNIVAVYDLEADLNLTDIAMSLGLENVEYEPEQFPGLVYRVEEPKVVLLLFGSGKVVCTGAKEESEIEQAVIKVKKELQKVGLI; translated from the coding sequence ATGAGTGAAAGAGAAAAGATCACAATTGAAAATATAGTTGCATCAACTTCACTGGCTGAACATCTGGATCTTAGCAGAATTGCTCTTGCCCTTGACGGATCGGAATATGAACCCGAGCAGTTTCCCGGCCTCATATACAGACTGCAGGAACCGAAGACTGCTGTTCTTATATTCCGTAGTGGCAAGGTAAACTGTACTGGGGCCAAGAATCTTGCAAATGTCCAGTTGACAATCCACACAATAATACAGAGGCTGAAAAAAGCCGGCGTCGAGGTTTATGACAGTCCTGAGATTGTCGTCCAGAACATTGTGGCTGTATACGATCTTGAAGCTGACCTGAACCTGACCGATATTGCAATGTCCCTTGGCCTTGAGAATGTAGAATATGAACCCGAGCAGTTTCCCGGGCTTGTCTACAGGGTTGAGGAACCCAAGGTTGTGCTGCTCCTGTTCGGTTCCGGAAAAGTTGTCTGCACCGGAGCTAAGGAAGAGAGCGAAATAGAGCAGGCAGTAATAAAGGTCAAGAAAGAGCTCCAGAAAGTTGGCCTGATCTAG